A single Oryza brachyantha chromosome 8, ObraRS2, whole genome shotgun sequence DNA region contains:
- the LOC102722600 gene encoding protein STICHEL-like 2 isoform X2, translating into MIEGRRHSVDIPISRALLAVMRSRSLRDPETNSLAKFSAKKTIWEGCSLEEDDLEGSNYGRHSFSYNMYDHLQRRREEFGESARSGRLANSPINIIKANARVKAALHNQNCSSVISGMSRATRDRASSLMIEGEQLGRREGATFQESARSLLQKYRPKVFSELAGQNVVAQSLSSAVLKGKLAPIYLFHGPHGIGKTSAARIFAASLNCHSPGQNQPCGHCEECLAIFSGNSNSVIEVDASKLDCKSRVAALLRNACEVPASSHFKVLIVDDCQHMDKEGWYSVYSSLEGIPDSSIFVMITSDIDKLPSSSVGWCQSYRFCKVDDAEITLRLSMICMNEGMEFEAEALELIARKANGSIRDAVQMLDQLTLLGKRISKSVTYDLIGDVSDEELLDLLNLAFSSDAATIVRRARELLSSKVDPLQLLAQLANLIMDILAGRHQSDSSEVRKVTAAEVDVHKLRNALEILSETEKQLKTTKNQSTWLTAALLQFNMREPYCLDDAAVSSMFTESQTDDGAAILKDESLDTSSHLCYQNKIGCLDMNLGDPDVLETIWIKAIENCTSKPLHSLLRKDGKLSSLYTTQGVAVAELQFCHPEDVPTTESFWKPLVVSLQNLLKCNVDIRINLSPISARNGVVSKNSSVSLVMQSREEDQETQNLVSTGCRTVASSRKECPSPLVGQPKEKPSHILGCLHATDGDPVDAESRILSYQKISVIPEASTPGNGSFKAGGHTPKVDEGRARRGCLSKILQRGAHDPYQKPRSHDKNGALPRKGLFKCCFCKIRPDCKTKAEETDVFQGHSKN; encoded by the exons ATGATTGAGGGGAGGAGGCATTCGGTGGACATTCCGATTTCGAGGGCCCTGTTGGCCGTGATGAGGTCCAGATCTCTGAGGGACCCTGAGACCAACTCGCTGGCCAAGTTCTCGGCCAAGAAGACCATCTGGGAGGGCTGTTCTCTCGAGGAAGACGACCTGGAGGGGAGCAATTATGGCAGGCATAGTTTTAGTTACAACATGTATGATCATCTCCAGAGGAGAAGGGAGGAATTTGGGGAGAGCGCAAGGTCCGGCCGGCTGGCGAACTCGCCAATCAACATCATCAAGGCCAATGCGAGAGTGAAGGCGGCGCTTCATAACCAGAACTGCTCCTCGGTGATTTCAGGGATGTCAAGGGCAACAAGGGACAGAGCATCCTCTTTGATGATCGAAGGAGAGCAATTAGGTCGGAGGGAGGGAGCTACATTTCAGGAAAGCGCGAGAAGTTTGCTTCAAAAGTACCGGCCCAAGGTCTTCTCCGAGCTGGCTGGACAAAATGTTGTTGCTCAGTCTCTTTCAAGCGCTGTTTTGAAAGGAAAACTTGCTCCTATCTATCTCTTCCATGGTCCGCATGGCATAGGCAAGACATCTGCGGCTAGAATATTTGCAGCGTCACTGAATTGCCACTCTCCAGGTCAGAACCAACCTTGTGGGCACTGCGAGGAGTGCTTGGCCATATTCTCAGGAAACAGTAACAGTGTGATAGAGGTTGATGCTTCCAAACTGGATTGCAAATCTAGAGTTGCTGCCTTGCTCAGGAATGCCTGTGAAGTTCCTGCTTCTTCGCACTTCAAGGTTCTTATTGTAGATGATTGCCAACACATGGATAAGGAGGGATGGTACTCTGTCTACAGTAGCCTTGAAGGGATCCCTGACAGCTCAATCTTTGTGATGATCACATCTGACATTGACAAATTGCCAAGCAGTTCAGTTGGATGGTGCCAGAGCTACAGGTTTTGCAAGGTAGACGATGCAGAGATCACCCTCCGATTGAgtatgatttgcatgaatgaAGGTATGGAGTTCGAAGCTGAAGCACTGGAGCTTATTGCTCGCAAGGCCAATGGTTCCATTCGAGATGCAGTTCAAATGCTTGACCAGCTTACTCTGCTAGGAAAAAGGATCAGCAAGTCAGTAACATATGATCTA ATAGGCGATGTCTCAGATGAGGAGTTGCTTGATCTTCTCAATTTGGCCTTTTCATCGGATGCTGCTACCATTGTCAGGAGGGCTAGGGAGCTTTTGAGTTCAAAGGTTGACCCCCTGCAGTTATTAGCTCAGCTTGCAAACCTTATCATGGATATTTTAGCTGGGAGGCACCAGTCTGATTCTTCGGAAGTCAGAAAAGTTACTG CTGCTGAAGTCGATGTGCACAAGCTTAGGAATGCACTGGAAATACTTTCTGAAACTGAAAAGCAATTGAAAACCACGAAGAACCAGTCTACATGGCTTACGGCAGCACTGTTACAGTTTAATATGAGAGAGCCCTACTGCCTAGATGATGCCGCAGTTTCAAGCATGTTCACAGAGAGTCAGACAG ATGATGGGGCTGCTATCTTGAAAGATGAAAGCTTAGATACTAGTTCTCACCTTTGCTATCAGAACAAAATTGGTTGTCtagatatgaatttaggaGATCCAGATGTACTAGAGACTATATGGATTAAGGCTATTGAGAACTGCACATCTAAGCCACTTCATAGTCTGTTGAGAAAAGACGGGAAATTGTCATCCCTCTACACCACCCAAG GTGTAGCAGTTGCTGAGCTGCAGTTCTGCCACCCTGAGGATGTACCTACAACAGAGAGCTTCTGGAAGCCACTTGTGGTTTCTCTGCAGAATTTGCTGAAGTGCAATGTGGATATCCGAATCAATCTTTCCCCAATCTCCGCCAGAAATGGAGTCGTATCCAAGAATTCATCAGTCAGCCTGGTCATGCAATCCAGGGAAGAGGATCAGGAGACGCAAAATCTGGTCTCGACAGGTTGCAGAACAGTAGCTTCATCAAGAAAAGAGTGTCCTTCTCCACTCGTGGGGCAACCGAAGGAGAAGCCGTCGCATATTCTGGGGTGCCTCCATGCTACCGATGGCGATCCGGTCGATGCCGAGTCAAGGATCTTGAGCTACCAGAAGATCTCAGTCATACCTGAAGCATCCACTCCAGGGAATGGTTCCTTCAAAGCTGGAGGGCACACACCAAAGGTTGACGAAGGCAGAGCTCGCCGAGGCTGTCTCTCCAAGATCCTACAGCGTGGTGCTCATGATCCTTACCAAAAGCCGCGATCTCACGATAAAAATGGAGCTTTGCCTCGCAAGGGACTATTCAAGTGCTGTTTCTGTAAGATCAGACCAGACTGCAAGACGAAAGCGGAAGAAACTGATGTGTTCCAAGGACACAGCAAGAACTGA
- the LOC102699707 gene encoding MA3 DOMAIN-CONTAINING TRANSLATION REGULATORY FACTOR 1-like isoform X2: MVALILFAKFSAISSYLWDCHVILDDGAGGKGTWGKLIDTDTAACLDRNDPNYDSDEEPYELVEAPVSTPLDDYKKSVAPIIEEYFSTGDVKLAASDLKELGYDDFHRYFVKKLVSMAMDRHDKEKEMASVLLSSLYGDVISSTQIRLGFVMLLEAVDDLAVDILDVVDVLALFIARAVVDDILPPAFLSREKASLSESSKGMQVVQIAEKSYLSAPHHAELLERRWGGSTRTTVDAVKLRVTDLLKEYIKNGDTSEACRCIRELAVPFFHHEVVKRALTLGMESPTAEALIVKLLKEASEELLISSSQMMKGFSRVVDSLDDLSLDIPSAKSQFQALVSKAVSEGWLDSSFIHLGANGDVQDDEHEKLRKYKREAVSMIHEYFLSDDVPELIRSLKELGSPEYNPIFIKKLITIAMDRKNREKEMASVLLSSLSMELFSTEDIVKGFIMLLESAEDTALDILDASDELGLFLARAVIDDVLAPLNLDEISSKLPPNCSGAETLNMARSLASARHAGERLLRCWGGGTGWAVEDAKDKIAKLLEEYESGGDVGEACNCIRELHMPFFNHEVVKKALVMAMEKKNERILGLLKECFGEGIITINQMTKGFSRVRDGLDDLALDIPDAKEKFMSYVEHAKKSGWLLPSFGVAASA, translated from the exons ATGGTTGCCCTTATattgtttgcaaaattttctgCCATTTCGAGCTATCTGTGGGACTGCCATGTCATATTGGATG ATGGTGCTGGTGGCAAAGGTACCTGGGGAAAACTTATAGATACGGACACAGCTGCATGCCTTGACCGTAATGACCCAAATTATGACAGCGATGAG GAGCCATATGAACTAGTTGAAGCCCCTGTTTCAACCCCACTAGATGACTACAAGAAATCTGTTGCCCCGATTATTGAGGAATACTTCAGCACTGGTGATGTTAAATTGGCTGCTTCTGATCTGAAAGAGCTGGGTTATGATGATTTCCACCGTTACTTTGTCAAGAAGCTTGTTTCCATGGCAATGGACAGGCATGACAAGGAGAAAGAGATGGCATCAGTGCTTTTGTCATCTCTCTATGGCGATGTGATCAGTTCCACCCAAATCAGACTAGGCTTTGTGATGCTGCTAGAGGCTGTTGACGACTTGGCTGTTGACATACTTGATGTGGTTGATGTTCTTGCTCTTTTCATTGCTCGAGCTGTTGTTGATGACATTCTGCCACCTGCTTTTCTCAGCAGGGAAAAGGCTAGTCTCTCTGAGTCTTCAAAGGGGATGCAAGTTGTACAGATTGCAGAAAAGAGCTATCTTTCAGCACCCCACCATGCGGAGTtactcgagcgacgatgggGTGGTTCAACTCGCACCACAGTAGATGCTGTAAAGTTGAGGGTTACTGATCTACTGAAGGAATATATTAAGAACGGAGATACATCTGAGGCATGCAGGTGCATCAGAGAATTGGCGGTGCCATTTTTTCACCATGAGGTTGTTAAGCGAGCTCTCACTCTTGGAATGGAGAGTCCAACTGCAGAAGCTCTTATTGTCAAGCTTCTGAAGGAAGCATCTGAGGAATTGCTGATAAGCTCTAGTCAGATGATGAAGGGATTTTCTCGTGTTGTGGATAGTCTTGATGACTTATCTCTTGATATACCATCTGCAAAATCTCAATTCCAGGCGTTGGTATCAAAAGCAGTTTCTGAAGGATGGCTCGACTCTTCGTTTATACATTTAGGTGCCAACGGGGATGTTCAAGATGATGAACATGAGAAGCTGAGGAAGTATAAGAGAGAGGCTGTGTCTATGATTCATGAGTACTTTCTCTCTGATGATGTACCTGAGCTTATTCGCAGTCTCAAAGAGCTTGGTTCTCCAGAGTACAATccaatttttattaagaaGCTTATAACAATTGCTATGGATCGCAAAAACAGGGAGAAAGAAATGGCGTCGGTTCTTCTATCCTCATTAAGTATGGAATTATTCTCAACAGAAGACATTGTCAAGGGTTTCATAATGCTTCTTGAATCTGCAGAAGATACAGCACTTGATATATTGGATGCTTCAGATGAGCTTGGGCTGTTCCTAGCCAGAGCAGTAATTGACGATGTGCTTGCGCCTCTAAACTTAGATGAGATAAGCAGCAAACTTCCACCAAACTGCAGTGGGGCTGAGACATTGAACATGGCCCGCTCACTTGCCTCTGCCCGCCATGCAGGAGAGAGGCTTCTGAGATGCTGGGGTGGTGGGACAGGATGGGCTGTGGAGGATGCAAAGGACAAGATAGCAAAGCTCCTGGAGGAGTACGAGAGTGGAGGTGATGTAGGAGAAGCTTGCAACTGCATCCGTGAGCTGCACATGCCTTTCTTCAATCATGAAGTGGTCAAGAAGGCGCTTGTCATGGCAATGGAAAAGAAGAACGAGAGGATCCTCGGTCTGCTGAAGGAGTGCTTTGGTGAAGGGATCATCACCATCAACCAGATGACCAAGGGGTTCTCAAGAGTTAGGGATGGACTTGATGATCTGGCTCTTGATATTCCTGATGCCAAGGAGAAGTTCATGTCCTATGTGGAGCATGCCAAGAAGAGCGGATGGCTTCTACCCTCATTCGGCGTCGCTGCTTCAGCTTGA
- the LOC102722882 gene encoding fructose-bisphosphate aldolase 1, cytoplasmic-like, which yields MAAYCGKYKDELIRNAAYIGTPGKGILAADESTGTIGKRLASIGVENVEENRRALRELLFTAPGALECLSGVILFEETLYQSTRDGRPFVDVLAAAGVLAGIKVDKGTVVLAGTDGETTTQGHDGLAERCRRYYAAGARFAKWRAVLSIGASRPSQLAVDANAQGLARYAIICQENGLVPIVEPEILVDGEHGIERCAEVTELVLAACYKALSDHHVLLEGTLLKPNMVTPGSDAKKASPEAVAEHTVRALLRTVPPAVPAIVFLSGGQSEEEATRNLNAMNQAAAKDKKPWSLTFSFGRALQQSTLKAWAGKEENVGKAQAALLARCTANSQATLGAYAGNAAGGEGVSESLHVKDYKY from the exons ATGGCTGCCTACTGTGGCAAGTACAAAG atGAGCTGATCAGGAACGCGGCCTACATCGGCACGCCGGGGAAGggcatcctcgccgccgacgagtcGACGGGCACGATCGGGAAGCGGCTGGCGAGCATCGGCGTCGAGAACGTCGAGGAGAACCGCCGCGCGCTCCGGGAGCTTCTGTTCACTGCTCCCGGCGCCCTGGAGTGCCTCAGCGGCGTCATCCTGTTCGAGGAGACGCTGTACCAGAGCACCCGCGACGGGAGGCCGTTCGTCgacgtgctcgccgccgccggcgtgctgGCTGGCATCAAGGTCGACAAGGGCACCGTCGTGCTCGCCGGCACGGACGGCGAGACGACCACCCAGGGGCACGACGGCCTCGCCGAGCGGTGCAGGAGGTACTACGCTGCCGGCGCGCGGTTCGCCAAGTGGCGCGCCGTGCTCAGCATCGGCGCGTCGAGGCCGTCgcagctcgccgtcgacgccaaCGCGCAGGGCCTCGCCCGGTACGCCATCATCTGCCAGGAGAATGGGCTGGTGCCCATCGTCGAGCCGGAGAtcctcgtcgacggcgagcacGGCATCGAGCGGTGCGCCGAGGTGacggagctcgtcctcgccgcgtgCTACAAGGCGCTGAGCGACCACCACGTCCTCCTCGAGGGCACCCTCCTCAAGCCCAACATGGTGACGCCGGGCTCCGACGCCAAGAAGGCCTCGCCGGAGGCGGTCGCGGAGCACACCGTCCGCGCGCTCCTCCGGACCGTGCCGCCGGCTGTCCCGGCCATCGTGTTCCTCTCCGGCGGGCAGAgtgaggaggaggcgacgcggaACCTGAACGCCATGAACCAGGCGGCGGCCAAGGACAAGAAGCCGTGGTCGCTGACCTTCTCCTTCGGGCGCGCGCTGCAGCAGAGCACGCTCAAGGCGTGGGCCGGCAAGGAGGAGAACGTCGGCAAGGCGCAGGCGGCGCTGCTCGCCCGCTGCACGGCCAACTCCCAGGCGACGCTCGGCGCGTACGCCGGCaacgcggccggcggcgagggcgtctCCGAGAGCCTCCACGTCAAGGACTACAAGTACTGA
- the LOC102722600 gene encoding protein STICHEL-like 2 isoform X1 codes for MIEGRRHSVDIPISRALLAVMRSRSLRDPETNSLAKFSAKKTIWEGCSLEEDDLEGSNYGRHSFSYNMYDHLQRRREEFGESARSGRLANSPINIIKANARVKAALHNQNCSSVISGMSRATRDRASSLMIEGEQLGRREGATFQESARSLLQKYRPKVFSELAGQNVVAQSLSSAVLKGKLAPIYLFHGPHGIGKTSAARIFAASLNCHSPGQNQPCGHCEECLAIFSGNSNSVIEVDASKLDCKSRVAALLRNACEVPASSHFKVLIVDDCQHMDKEGWYSVYSSLEGIPDSSIFVMITSDIDKLPSSSVGWCQSYRFCKVDDAEITLRLSMICMNEGMEFEAEALELIARKANGSIRDAVQMLDQLTLLGKRISKSVTYDLIGDVSDEELLDLLNLAFSSDAATIVRRARELLSSKVDPLQLLAQLANLIMDILAGRHQSDSSEVRKVTGKHTSAEVDVHKLRNALEILSETEKQLKTTKNQSTWLTAALLQFNMREPYCLDDAAVSSMFTESQTDDGAAILKDESLDTSSHLCYQNKIGCLDMNLGDPDVLETIWIKAIENCTSKPLHSLLRKDGKLSSLYTTQGVAVAELQFCHPEDVPTTESFWKPLVVSLQNLLKCNVDIRINLSPISARNGVVSKNSSVSLVMQSREEDQETQNLVSTGCRTVASSRKECPSPLVGQPKEKPSHILGCLHATDGDPVDAESRILSYQKISVIPEASTPGNGSFKAGGHTPKVDEGRARRGCLSKILQRGAHDPYQKPRSHDKNGALPRKGLFKCCFCKIRPDCKTKAEETDVFQGHSKN; via the exons ATGATTGAGGGGAGGAGGCATTCGGTGGACATTCCGATTTCGAGGGCCCTGTTGGCCGTGATGAGGTCCAGATCTCTGAGGGACCCTGAGACCAACTCGCTGGCCAAGTTCTCGGCCAAGAAGACCATCTGGGAGGGCTGTTCTCTCGAGGAAGACGACCTGGAGGGGAGCAATTATGGCAGGCATAGTTTTAGTTACAACATGTATGATCATCTCCAGAGGAGAAGGGAGGAATTTGGGGAGAGCGCAAGGTCCGGCCGGCTGGCGAACTCGCCAATCAACATCATCAAGGCCAATGCGAGAGTGAAGGCGGCGCTTCATAACCAGAACTGCTCCTCGGTGATTTCAGGGATGTCAAGGGCAACAAGGGACAGAGCATCCTCTTTGATGATCGAAGGAGAGCAATTAGGTCGGAGGGAGGGAGCTACATTTCAGGAAAGCGCGAGAAGTTTGCTTCAAAAGTACCGGCCCAAGGTCTTCTCCGAGCTGGCTGGACAAAATGTTGTTGCTCAGTCTCTTTCAAGCGCTGTTTTGAAAGGAAAACTTGCTCCTATCTATCTCTTCCATGGTCCGCATGGCATAGGCAAGACATCTGCGGCTAGAATATTTGCAGCGTCACTGAATTGCCACTCTCCAGGTCAGAACCAACCTTGTGGGCACTGCGAGGAGTGCTTGGCCATATTCTCAGGAAACAGTAACAGTGTGATAGAGGTTGATGCTTCCAAACTGGATTGCAAATCTAGAGTTGCTGCCTTGCTCAGGAATGCCTGTGAAGTTCCTGCTTCTTCGCACTTCAAGGTTCTTATTGTAGATGATTGCCAACACATGGATAAGGAGGGATGGTACTCTGTCTACAGTAGCCTTGAAGGGATCCCTGACAGCTCAATCTTTGTGATGATCACATCTGACATTGACAAATTGCCAAGCAGTTCAGTTGGATGGTGCCAGAGCTACAGGTTTTGCAAGGTAGACGATGCAGAGATCACCCTCCGATTGAgtatgatttgcatgaatgaAGGTATGGAGTTCGAAGCTGAAGCACTGGAGCTTATTGCTCGCAAGGCCAATGGTTCCATTCGAGATGCAGTTCAAATGCTTGACCAGCTTACTCTGCTAGGAAAAAGGATCAGCAAGTCAGTAACATATGATCTA ATAGGCGATGTCTCAGATGAGGAGTTGCTTGATCTTCTCAATTTGGCCTTTTCATCGGATGCTGCTACCATTGTCAGGAGGGCTAGGGAGCTTTTGAGTTCAAAGGTTGACCCCCTGCAGTTATTAGCTCAGCTTGCAAACCTTATCATGGATATTTTAGCTGGGAGGCACCAGTCTGATTCTTCGGAAGTCAGAAAAGTTACTGGTAAACATACAT CTGCTGAAGTCGATGTGCACAAGCTTAGGAATGCACTGGAAATACTTTCTGAAACTGAAAAGCAATTGAAAACCACGAAGAACCAGTCTACATGGCTTACGGCAGCACTGTTACAGTTTAATATGAGAGAGCCCTACTGCCTAGATGATGCCGCAGTTTCAAGCATGTTCACAGAGAGTCAGACAG ATGATGGGGCTGCTATCTTGAAAGATGAAAGCTTAGATACTAGTTCTCACCTTTGCTATCAGAACAAAATTGGTTGTCtagatatgaatttaggaGATCCAGATGTACTAGAGACTATATGGATTAAGGCTATTGAGAACTGCACATCTAAGCCACTTCATAGTCTGTTGAGAAAAGACGGGAAATTGTCATCCCTCTACACCACCCAAG GTGTAGCAGTTGCTGAGCTGCAGTTCTGCCACCCTGAGGATGTACCTACAACAGAGAGCTTCTGGAAGCCACTTGTGGTTTCTCTGCAGAATTTGCTGAAGTGCAATGTGGATATCCGAATCAATCTTTCCCCAATCTCCGCCAGAAATGGAGTCGTATCCAAGAATTCATCAGTCAGCCTGGTCATGCAATCCAGGGAAGAGGATCAGGAGACGCAAAATCTGGTCTCGACAGGTTGCAGAACAGTAGCTTCATCAAGAAAAGAGTGTCCTTCTCCACTCGTGGGGCAACCGAAGGAGAAGCCGTCGCATATTCTGGGGTGCCTCCATGCTACCGATGGCGATCCGGTCGATGCCGAGTCAAGGATCTTGAGCTACCAGAAGATCTCAGTCATACCTGAAGCATCCACTCCAGGGAATGGTTCCTTCAAAGCTGGAGGGCACACACCAAAGGTTGACGAAGGCAGAGCTCGCCGAGGCTGTCTCTCCAAGATCCTACAGCGTGGTGCTCATGATCCTTACCAAAAGCCGCGATCTCACGATAAAAATGGAGCTTTGCCTCGCAAGGGACTATTCAAGTGCTGTTTCTGTAAGATCAGACCAGACTGCAAGACGAAAGCGGAAGAAACTGATGTGTTCCAAGGACACAGCAAGAACTGA
- the LOC102699707 gene encoding MA3 DOMAIN-CONTAINING TRANSLATION REGULATORY FACTOR 1-like isoform X1: MASPRNEGGFLTQDQREKLRIAVQNAETLSLASPRSPTGGTTSALLQQYEQQKEQQRAAAAALRGGGGGGGGGGGGGGGGVRHVRRSHSGKAIKVKKDGAGGKGTWGKLIDTDTAACLDRNDPNYDSDEEPYELVEAPVSTPLDDYKKSVAPIIEEYFSTGDVKLAASDLKELGYDDFHRYFVKKLVSMAMDRHDKEKEMASVLLSSLYGDVISSTQIRLGFVMLLEAVDDLAVDILDVVDVLALFIARAVVDDILPPAFLSREKASLSESSKGMQVVQIAEKSYLSAPHHAELLERRWGGSTRTTVDAVKLRVTDLLKEYIKNGDTSEACRCIRELAVPFFHHEVVKRALTLGMESPTAEALIVKLLKEASEELLISSSQMMKGFSRVVDSLDDLSLDIPSAKSQFQALVSKAVSEGWLDSSFIHLGANGDVQDDEHEKLRKYKREAVSMIHEYFLSDDVPELIRSLKELGSPEYNPIFIKKLITIAMDRKNREKEMASVLLSSLSMELFSTEDIVKGFIMLLESAEDTALDILDASDELGLFLARAVIDDVLAPLNLDEISSKLPPNCSGAETLNMARSLASARHAGERLLRCWGGGTGWAVEDAKDKIAKLLEEYESGGDVGEACNCIRELHMPFFNHEVVKKALVMAMEKKNERILGLLKECFGEGIITINQMTKGFSRVRDGLDDLALDIPDAKEKFMSYVEHAKKSGWLLPSFGVAASA; encoded by the exons ATGGCGTCGCCGAGGAACGAGGGGGGCTTCCTGACGCAGGACCAGCGGGAGAAGCTGCGGATCGCGGTGCAGAACGCCGAGACGCTGTCGCTCGCCTCCCCGCGCTCGCCCACCGGGGGGACCACCTCCGCGCTCCTGCAGCAGTACGAGCAGCAGAAGGAGCAGCAGCGTGCCGCCGCGGCTGCCTTgaggggtggcggtggcggcggcggcggaggaggaggaggaggaggaggcggggtgAGGCACGTGCGGCGGTCGCATTCCGGGAAGGCCATCAAGGTGAAGAAAG ATGGTGCTGGTGGCAAAGGTACCTGGGGAAAACTTATAGATACGGACACAGCTGCATGCCTTGACCGTAATGACCCAAATTATGACAGCGATGAG GAGCCATATGAACTAGTTGAAGCCCCTGTTTCAACCCCACTAGATGACTACAAGAAATCTGTTGCCCCGATTATTGAGGAATACTTCAGCACTGGTGATGTTAAATTGGCTGCTTCTGATCTGAAAGAGCTGGGTTATGATGATTTCCACCGTTACTTTGTCAAGAAGCTTGTTTCCATGGCAATGGACAGGCATGACAAGGAGAAAGAGATGGCATCAGTGCTTTTGTCATCTCTCTATGGCGATGTGATCAGTTCCACCCAAATCAGACTAGGCTTTGTGATGCTGCTAGAGGCTGTTGACGACTTGGCTGTTGACATACTTGATGTGGTTGATGTTCTTGCTCTTTTCATTGCTCGAGCTGTTGTTGATGACATTCTGCCACCTGCTTTTCTCAGCAGGGAAAAGGCTAGTCTCTCTGAGTCTTCAAAGGGGATGCAAGTTGTACAGATTGCAGAAAAGAGCTATCTTTCAGCACCCCACCATGCGGAGTtactcgagcgacgatgggGTGGTTCAACTCGCACCACAGTAGATGCTGTAAAGTTGAGGGTTACTGATCTACTGAAGGAATATATTAAGAACGGAGATACATCTGAGGCATGCAGGTGCATCAGAGAATTGGCGGTGCCATTTTTTCACCATGAGGTTGTTAAGCGAGCTCTCACTCTTGGAATGGAGAGTCCAACTGCAGAAGCTCTTATTGTCAAGCTTCTGAAGGAAGCATCTGAGGAATTGCTGATAAGCTCTAGTCAGATGATGAAGGGATTTTCTCGTGTTGTGGATAGTCTTGATGACTTATCTCTTGATATACCATCTGCAAAATCTCAATTCCAGGCGTTGGTATCAAAAGCAGTTTCTGAAGGATGGCTCGACTCTTCGTTTATACATTTAGGTGCCAACGGGGATGTTCAAGATGATGAACATGAGAAGCTGAGGAAGTATAAGAGAGAGGCTGTGTCTATGATTCATGAGTACTTTCTCTCTGATGATGTACCTGAGCTTATTCGCAGTCTCAAAGAGCTTGGTTCTCCAGAGTACAATccaatttttattaagaaGCTTATAACAATTGCTATGGATCGCAAAAACAGGGAGAAAGAAATGGCGTCGGTTCTTCTATCCTCATTAAGTATGGAATTATTCTCAACAGAAGACATTGTCAAGGGTTTCATAATGCTTCTTGAATCTGCAGAAGATACAGCACTTGATATATTGGATGCTTCAGATGAGCTTGGGCTGTTCCTAGCCAGAGCAGTAATTGACGATGTGCTTGCGCCTCTAAACTTAGATGAGATAAGCAGCAAACTTCCACCAAACTGCAGTGGGGCTGAGACATTGAACATGGCCCGCTCACTTGCCTCTGCCCGCCATGCAGGAGAGAGGCTTCTGAGATGCTGGGGTGGTGGGACAGGATGGGCTGTGGAGGATGCAAAGGACAAGATAGCAAAGCTCCTGGAGGAGTACGAGAGTGGAGGTGATGTAGGAGAAGCTTGCAACTGCATCCGTGAGCTGCACATGCCTTTCTTCAATCATGAAGTGGTCAAGAAGGCGCTTGTCATGGCAATGGAAAAGAAGAACGAGAGGATCCTCGGTCTGCTGAAGGAGTGCTTTGGTGAAGGGATCATCACCATCAACCAGATGACCAAGGGGTTCTCAAGAGTTAGGGATGGACTTGATGATCTGGCTCTTGATATTCCTGATGCCAAGGAGAAGTTCATGTCCTATGTGGAGCATGCCAAGAAGAGCGGATGGCTTCTACCCTCATTCGGCGTCGCTGCTTCAGCTTGA